One segment of Humidesulfovibrio mexicanus DNA contains the following:
- the trmFO gene encoding methylenetetrahydrofolate--tRNA-(uracil(54)-C(5))-methyltransferase (FADH(2)-oxidizing) TrmFO: MPDNNDSRTGEKRVAVIGGGLAGCECALALARAGVFVRLFEMRPDKNTPAHTGGDLAELVCSNSLRSDELTTAIGCLKLEMRELDSLVMRAADATRIPAGKALAVDRDAFARFVTSAIEAEPGIELVRAEVQSLDAPELVGFDAVVLAAGPLTSDALARSLARETDAEGGQRLYFYDAIAPIVSRESVNLDIAFWGSRYRPEEDDYLNCPMTEEQYDAFLAALLAAEKVAPHGFEEHIHFEGCLPVEEMAERGRLTLCFGPLKPVGLPNPRTGEEAFAVVQLRAENADKTAFNLVGFQTKLKYPEQSRVFRLIPGLENAEFLRLGSIHRNTYVDAPAVLDAELALKSRPGVHLAGQITGVEGYLESAACGLWVGIALGEKLKRGAWPASPPVTSALGALLNHLRATPPKRFQPSNAHFGLMPELGRRAGKKIRKELYGQRARESFAAWLAEHGRA, from the coding sequence ATGCCGGATAACAACGATTCGCGGACTGGGGAAAAGAGGGTCGCCGTCATTGGCGGCGGATTGGCCGGGTGCGAGTGCGCGCTGGCTCTGGCCCGGGCAGGCGTTTTTGTGCGCCTGTTCGAGATGCGGCCGGACAAGAACACTCCGGCTCATACCGGCGGCGATCTGGCCGAGCTGGTGTGCTCCAATTCCTTGCGCTCCGACGAACTCACCACGGCCATCGGCTGTCTGAAACTTGAGATGCGCGAGCTGGACAGCCTGGTCATGCGGGCCGCGGACGCCACGCGCATTCCGGCGGGCAAGGCGCTGGCCGTGGACCGGGACGCCTTTGCCCGCTTCGTCACCAGCGCCATCGAGGCCGAACCCGGCATCGAGCTTGTGCGCGCCGAGGTGCAAAGCCTGGACGCCCCGGAACTTGTCGGATTCGACGCCGTTGTGCTGGCGGCCGGGCCGCTGACCAGCGATGCCTTGGCCCGGAGCCTGGCCCGCGAAACCGATGCCGAAGGCGGGCAGCGCCTGTATTTCTACGATGCCATAGCACCCATCGTGAGCCGCGAGAGTGTCAATCTGGACATCGCCTTCTGGGGCAGCCGCTATCGGCCAGAGGAGGACGACTACCTCAACTGCCCCATGACCGAGGAGCAGTACGACGCCTTCCTTGCCGCCCTGCTCGCGGCGGAAAAGGTCGCGCCCCACGGCTTCGAGGAGCATATCCACTTCGAGGGCTGCTTGCCCGTTGAAGAAATGGCCGAGCGAGGACGCCTCACCCTCTGCTTCGGGCCGCTCAAGCCCGTTGGCCTGCCCAACCCGCGCACCGGTGAGGAAGCCTTCGCCGTGGTTCAGTTGCGCGCGGAGAACGCGGACAAGACCGCTTTCAACCTCGTGGGTTTTCAGACAAAGCTCAAGTATCCGGAGCAGAGCCGCGTGTTCCGCCTGATCCCCGGCCTGGAGAATGCCGAGTTTTTGCGCTTGGGCAGCATCCACCGCAACACCTACGTCGATGCGCCCGCCGTGCTCGATGCCGAACTCGCCCTCAAGTCGCGGCCGGGCGTGCACTTGGCCGGGCAGATCACCGGGGTGGAGGGATACCTGGAGTCCGCCGCCTGCGGGCTATGGGTAGGCATCGCCCTGGGTGAAAAACTGAAGCGCGGGGCTTGGCCTGCGTCGCCGCCGGTCACCAGCGCCCTTGGCGCGCTTTTGAACCACCTGCGCGCAACGCCGCCCAAACGTTTTCAGCCTTCCAACGCGCACTTCGGCCTCATGCCGGAACTGGGTCGCCGCGCAGGAAAGAAGATCCGCAAGGAACTCTATGGCCAGCGCGCGCGGGAAAGCTTCGCCGCCTGGCTGGCGGAGCACGGCCGGGCGTGA
- a CDS encoding RNA recognition motif domain-containing protein produces MSKSIYVGNIAFSTSEDELRNVFGQYGEVLSVKFINDRETGRFRGFGFVEMNDADALEAIQALNGKDVGGRALKVNEAQARETRPPRRY; encoded by the coding sequence ATGTCCAAGTCTATCTATGTCGGCAACATCGCCTTCAGCACCTCCGAAGACGAGCTGCGCAATGTGTTTGGTCAGTACGGCGAAGTCCTGTCCGTGAAGTTCATCAATGACCGCGAGACCGGCCGCTTCCGTGGCTTCGGCTTCGTGGAGATGAACGACGCCGATGCCTTGGAGGCCATCCAGGCCCTGAATGGCAAGGACGTTGGCGGCCGTGCCCTGAAGGTCAACGAGGCTCAGGCCCGCGAGACCCGTCCTCCCCGTCGCTACTAG
- a CDS encoding RNA recognition motif domain-containing protein: protein MSKSIYVGNISFSTSEDEIRNLFAQFGEVNSVKFIMDRETGRFRGFGFVEMDDMAAREAVQSLNGREVGGRSLKVNEAQEREQRPRY, encoded by the coding sequence ATGTCCAAGTCCATCTACGTCGGTAACATTTCCTTCAGCACCTCCGAGGACGAGATCCGCAACCTGTTCGCCCAGTTTGGCGAAGTCAATTCCGTGAAGTTCATCATGGACCGCGAGACCGGCCGCTTCCGCGGCTTCGGCTTCGTGGAGATGGACGACATGGCCGCTCGTGAGGCTGTGCAGTCTCTGAACGGTCGGGAAGTGGGCGGCCGTTCGCTGAAGGTGAACGAGGCCCAGGAGCGCGAGCAGCGCCCCCGCTACTAG
- a CDS encoding ferredoxin-thioredoxin reductase catalytic domain-containing protein has product MNAEQLYAQLKKLQEPKGYFFNPDMSMTMPLMESLLVNKDRLGYMACPCRLANGTLEADRDIVCPCEYREADVAEFGACFCGLYVSKGWIEGTIEKVVVPERRPVEKIVW; this is encoded by the coding sequence ATGAACGCGGAGCAACTCTACGCGCAGTTGAAGAAGTTGCAGGAGCCCAAAGGCTATTTCTTCAACCCGGACATGAGCATGACCATGCCGCTTATGGAAAGCCTGCTGGTGAACAAGGACCGGCTGGGCTACATGGCTTGCCCCTGCCGTTTGGCAAACGGCACCCTCGAGGCCGACCGGGATATCGTATGCCCCTGCGAGTACCGCGAGGCGGACGTGGCTGAATTCGGCGCGTGCTTCTGCGGGCTGTATGTCAGCAAAGGCTGGATCGAGGGGACGATTGAAAAGGTCGTGGTGCCTGAGAGAAGGCCGGTGGAGAAGATAGTGTGGTAG
- a CDS encoding glutaredoxin family protein — MAPQVKVYALSTCIHCKKAKEYLDQCGVKYDCVHVDLLTGQERKDMVEEVKKVNPSVSFPTIIINGQTIVGFSQDKIDEALKG, encoded by the coding sequence ATGGCCCCGCAAGTGAAAGTCTACGCGCTGTCCACCTGCATCCATTGCAAAAAGGCCAAAGAATACCTGGACCAGTGCGGCGTGAAATATGACTGCGTGCATGTGGACCTGCTCACCGGACAGGAGCGCAAGGACATGGTGGAAGAGGTCAAGAAGGTCAATCCTTCCGTCTCGTTCCCCACCATCATCATCAACGGACAGACCATCGTGGGCTTCAGCCAGGACAAGATCGACGAGGCGCTCAAGGGATGA
- a CDS encoding amino acid ABC transporter permease, whose protein sequence is MAGPRTSPPRSGRRTASAWLLDLAVLACVGGAIYWLAQGAADRLHYRWNWAALPQFLVYADTATGELRAGRLLSGLLATIRLSVLSGGLALVLGTLAGLMRVSPRLFWRLCGGAYVLSIRNTPPLVLIFLFTYFLSGQLIAATGLDSAIASLPPALLPVAEFLCGPARQIPSFLTAVITLGVIEGAYVAEIVRAGVQSVESGQWDAAKALGFPRWRTLAHVILPQAFRRMVPPLTGQFVSTVKDSAIVSVISIPELTFQAQELVNATSLAFEVWTLVFLLYLALGLPCSLVARRLEARLARSDRGGGQRQGAASACTAGL, encoded by the coding sequence GTGGCCGGCCCACGCACCAGTCCGCCCAGGAGCGGCAGGCGAACGGCCAGCGCCTGGCTGCTTGATCTGGCCGTGCTGGCTTGCGTGGGGGGCGCAATCTACTGGCTGGCCCAGGGCGCGGCGGACCGCCTGCACTATCGCTGGAACTGGGCGGCCTTGCCGCAGTTCCTCGTCTACGCCGACACGGCCACGGGCGAGTTGCGCGCCGGGCGGCTCCTTTCCGGCCTTCTGGCCACCATCCGCTTAAGCGTGCTCTCCGGCGGGCTGGCCCTTGTCCTCGGCACCCTGGCCGGGCTCATGCGGGTAAGCCCCCGGCTGTTCTGGCGGCTGTGCGGCGGGGCCTACGTGCTGTCCATCCGCAACACGCCACCGCTGGTGCTCATCTTCCTGTTCACCTACTTCCTGTCCGGGCAGCTCATCGCCGCCACCGGGCTGGACAGCGCCATTGCATCGCTGCCGCCCGCCCTGCTTCCCGTGGCGGAATTCCTCTGCGGCCCGGCCAGACAGATCCCAAGCTTTCTCACAGCGGTAATCACCCTGGGCGTCATCGAGGGGGCCTATGTGGCGGAAATCGTGCGCGCCGGGGTGCAAAGCGTGGAAAGCGGGCAATGGGACGCAGCAAAGGCCCTGGGCTTCCCGCGCTGGCGCACGCTGGCGCATGTCATCCTGCCCCAGGCTTTTCGCCGCATGGTGCCGCCGCTCACCGGGCAGTTCGTGTCCACGGTCAAGGACTCCGCCATCGTGTCCGTCATCTCCATACCAGAGCTCACCTTTCAGGCCCAGGAGCTGGTGAACGCCACCTCCCTCGCCTTTGAGGTCTGGACGCTGGTGTTTCTGCTGTATCTGGCGCTCGGGCTGCCCTGCTCCCTTGTGGCGCGGCGGCTGGAGGCGCGGCTCGCGCGCTCGGACCGCGGCGGCGGACAGCGCCAGGGCGCGGCATCGGCCTGTACTGCCGGGCTTTGA
- a CDS encoding transporter substrate-binding domain-containing protein, which produces MLANRLNALLLVLLLMTAPGCSKTEQTADAIPAKDGTVEQILKRGVLRVGFSTFVPWAMQDKQGEFIGFEIDVARRLAKDMGVQVQFEPTQWSGIIPALLSSKFDIIIGGMGIQPQRGLKVNFTIPYEYSGMSLVADKAKAGGHKTLADFDRPDVVLAIRQGTTAVDAAKKHMPKAQVRLFEQEAQTIQEVLSGRAHAVVASDPFPAFQALKYPDKLVLPLAEPFTKEPIAFAVRKGDPDFVNFLDGWIRMVNDEGWLAERHRYWFRTDQWKSRVE; this is translated from the coding sequence ATGCTCGCCAACCGGCTGAACGCACTGCTTCTGGTCCTGCTGCTCATGACCGCCCCCGGCTGCTCCAAGACGGAACAAACCGCCGACGCCATCCCCGCCAAAGACGGAACGGTGGAGCAGATCCTCAAGCGCGGAGTGCTGCGCGTGGGCTTCTCCACCTTCGTGCCATGGGCCATGCAGGACAAGCAGGGCGAATTCATCGGCTTCGAGATAGACGTTGCGCGCCGCCTGGCCAAGGACATGGGCGTCCAGGTCCAGTTCGAGCCCACCCAATGGTCGGGCATCATTCCGGCGCTCTTGTCCAGCAAGTTCGACATCATCATCGGGGGCATGGGCATACAGCCCCAGCGAGGCCTCAAGGTGAACTTCACCATTCCCTACGAGTATTCCGGCATGTCCCTTGTTGCGGACAAGGCCAAGGCTGGCGGTCACAAGACCCTGGCCGACTTCGACCGGCCCGACGTGGTTCTCGCCATCCGGCAGGGCACCACGGCCGTGGATGCCGCGAAGAAGCACATGCCCAAGGCCCAGGTGCGGCTCTTCGAGCAGGAGGCGCAAACCATTCAGGAAGTGCTGAGCGGCCGCGCGCACGCCGTGGTGGCCTCGGACCCCTTCCCGGCTTTCCAGGCTCTCAAGTACCCGGACAAACTCGTTTTACCTCTCGCCGAGCCCTTTACAAAAGAACCCATCGCCTTTGCCGTGCGCAAGGGCGACCCGGACTTCGTGAACTTCCTGGACGGCTGGATTCGCATGGTCAACGACGAGGGCTGGCTGGCGGAGCGGCATCGCTACTGGTTCCGCACAGACCAATGGAAGTCACGGGTGGAGTAG
- a CDS encoding amino acid ABC transporter permease has protein sequence MSDPAPAAGPPWAAVKDWLGFLLAAAAALWLLARGAESLGYNWQWYRVPPFLITPAGSPGPLLQGLAVTVTLAVFSALGALGLGALAATLALSGSLAGRWLSRAYVEAIRNTPLIIQLIFLYFVIGPVLGLDALACAVLGLALFEGAYVAEILRAGVQAIEHGQWDAARSLGMTCAQAYRLVILPQAVRRVLPPLASQGVSLVKDSSLASVIAIAELTLRGGEIVAETFLSFEIWFTVAALYWIVTTGFSALASGLERRLAHPT, from the coding sequence ATGTCTGACCCCGCCCCCGCAGCAGGACCGCCCTGGGCAGCCGTCAAGGACTGGCTCGGCTTCCTGCTTGCGGCGGCGGCGGCGCTGTGGCTTCTCGCACGCGGCGCGGAAAGCCTCGGCTACAACTGGCAATGGTATCGCGTCCCACCCTTTCTCATCACTCCGGCGGGCTCGCCCGGGCCTCTGCTCCAGGGGCTCGCCGTCACCGTCACACTGGCAGTGTTCTCAGCCCTGGGCGCCCTGGGCCTGGGCGCACTCGCCGCCACGCTGGCGCTGTCCGGATCCCTGGCCGGACGCTGGCTCTCCAGGGCCTACGTGGAGGCCATCCGCAACACGCCGCTCATCATCCAGCTGATTTTCCTCTACTTCGTCATCGGCCCGGTGCTGGGCCTTGACGCCCTGGCCTGCGCGGTGTTGGGCCTCGCGCTTTTTGAGGGGGCCTATGTGGCGGAAATCCTCCGCGCGGGCGTCCAAGCCATCGAGCATGGCCAGTGGGATGCCGCCCGCAGCCTGGGCATGACGTGCGCACAAGCCTACCGCCTCGTCATTCTGCCCCAGGCCGTGCGCCGCGTGCTGCCCCCGCTGGCCAGCCAAGGCGTTTCCCTCGTCAAGGACAGCTCCCTGGCCAGCGTCATCGCCATAGCGGAGCTCACCCTGCGTGGCGGGGAAATTGTGGCCGAGACCTTCCTCAGTTTCGAAATTTGGTTTACGGTTGCGGCGCTGTACTGGATCGTCACCACCGGCTTCTCCGCCCTGGCCTCCGGGCTGGAGCGCAGGCTGGCGCATCCCACCTGA
- the tmk gene encoding dTMP kinase, whose translation MFITFEGIEGTGKSTQITLLKAHLETLGRSVLVTCEPGGSRIGRELRRVLLSLENSDLCARAELFLYLADRAQHVAQVVRPALQAGQVVLCDRFADSTVAYQAFGRGLDADLLHSLNELAVAGTWPDLTILLDIDPRTGLERAMARNAAEGKTVAEGRFEAESLAFHQRVREGYAAWAARFPQRIRLVEAKGTPEDIALHIRELVEARLNV comes from the coding sequence ATGTTCATCACCTTCGAAGGCATCGAGGGCACGGGCAAGTCCACGCAGATCACCTTGCTCAAGGCGCATTTGGAAACGCTGGGCCGAAGCGTTCTTGTCACCTGCGAACCTGGCGGCAGCCGCATCGGGCGGGAGCTCCGGCGCGTGCTGCTCTCCCTGGAGAACAGCGACCTCTGCGCCAGGGCTGAGCTCTTTCTGTATCTGGCCGACCGCGCCCAGCATGTGGCGCAGGTGGTGCGCCCGGCCTTGCAAGCGGGCCAGGTGGTGCTCTGCGACCGTTTCGCCGATTCCACAGTGGCCTACCAGGCCTTTGGCCGCGGACTGGACGCCGATCTGCTGCACTCGCTCAATGAGTTGGCCGTGGCCGGAACCTGGCCGGATCTCACCATCCTGCTGGACATTGACCCGCGCACGGGTTTGGAGCGCGCCATGGCCCGCAACGCAGCCGAAGGCAAAACCGTGGCCGAAGGACGTTTCGAGGCCGAGAGCCTGGCCTTCCACCAGCGCGTACGTGAAGGCTACGCAGCCTGGGCCGCGCGCTTCCCGCAGCGCATACGGCTTGTGGAGGCCAAAGGAACCCCGGAAGACATCGCCCTGCACATTCGGGAACTGGTGGAGGCGCGTCTGAATGTCTGA
- a CDS encoding 3'-5' exoribonuclease YhaM family protein: MTKAVYIRDISPGQTIQDSFLLAEARTGQSRNGPYWSLVLQDLSGQMEAKVWSPLSQAHPDLAAGQIVLVRAQAATYRDKCQLTIDQIELVDASQVQLSDYLPPSPVDPAALLAEIEELCRRELPHKPWRALMKKIFTDPEVRDRLLPATGAKAVHHAYAGGLLEHTLAVARTCMALSDLYPALDRQILLVAALLHDLGKAWELTSGLACEYTDEGRLLGHIQLGLSKLEPFLAKAKDLDQGLILHLKHLIISHHGEYEFGAPKRPKTPEAFILHFADNIDAKMNTMAGAYAELEGANQSWTPFQRYLDRYLYRAPHTPEPEPFGRLEGRKDNRPEARKSDTEKVDDRFLLLPLGSD, encoded by the coding sequence ATGACGAAAGCCGTGTACATACGGGATATTAGCCCAGGGCAAACCATACAGGATTCCTTTCTTTTGGCCGAGGCCCGCACGGGCCAGTCGCGCAATGGGCCGTACTGGAGCCTTGTGCTGCAGGACTTGAGCGGACAGATGGAGGCCAAGGTCTGGAGTCCGCTCTCCCAGGCGCACCCGGATCTGGCCGCCGGACAAATCGTTCTGGTGCGCGCCCAGGCCGCCACCTATCGCGACAAGTGCCAGCTCACCATCGACCAGATCGAGCTAGTCGACGCTTCGCAGGTCCAGCTTTCAGACTATCTTCCGCCAAGCCCGGTGGACCCCGCGGCCTTGCTGGCGGAAATTGAGGAGCTGTGCCGCCGTGAACTTCCCCACAAGCCGTGGCGCGCGCTCATGAAGAAGATCTTCACCGATCCCGAAGTGCGGGATCGGCTCCTGCCCGCCACAGGAGCCAAGGCCGTGCACCACGCCTACGCCGGGGGGCTGCTCGAACACACCCTGGCCGTGGCCCGCACCTGCATGGCGCTCAGCGACCTCTACCCCGCCCTGGACCGTCAAATCCTGCTGGTGGCGGCCCTGCTGCACGACCTGGGCAAAGCCTGGGAGCTCACCAGCGGGCTGGCCTGCGAATACACCGACGAAGGCCGCCTGCTGGGGCACATCCAGCTCGGACTCTCCAAGCTGGAGCCCTTTCTGGCCAAGGCCAAGGACCTGGACCAGGGGCTCATCCTGCACCTGAAACACCTCATCATCAGCCACCACGGCGAATACGAGTTCGGCGCTCCCAAGCGTCCCAAGACGCCGGAGGCCTTCATCCTGCACTTCGCCGACAACATCGACGCCAAGATGAACACCATGGCCGGGGCCTACGCCGAGCTTGAGGGCGCCAACCAGTCCTGGACGCCGTTCCAACGCTATCTGGACCGCTATTTGTACCGCGCTCCGCACACCCCGGAACCGGAGCCCTTCGGCCGACTAGAGGGCCGTAAGGACAACCGGCCGGAGGCACGGAAATCCGACACGGAAAAGGTCGACGACCGCTTCCTGCTGCTGCCCCTGGGGTCGGACTAG
- the surE gene encoding 5'/3'-nucleotidase SurE: protein MRILLTNDDGIQAVGLRAMHAALVAAGHEVHVVAPVTEQSAVGHAITLAAPLRVKEFRDEGFFGLGVTGTPADCVKLALSTLVKEKPDMVISGINAGANVGVDILYSGTVSAATEGALMGCAAMAVSMDDFNPRDLSSQAAYAVALLPRLPLDRLPEKCVLNLNFPVRPVEEMLGLRLCPHTRVAYEDWFEERLDPRGRPYYWMCGELKADRISQGRDRRLLTEGWATLTPLKFDFTDHEMLGVLEPMLSGTPC from the coding sequence ATGCGCATCCTGCTTACCAACGACGACGGCATCCAGGCCGTGGGCCTGCGCGCCATGCACGCGGCCTTGGTTGCCGCCGGGCACGAGGTTCACGTGGTGGCCCCGGTGACGGAACAGTCCGCAGTGGGACACGCCATCACTCTGGCCGCTCCTCTGCGGGTGAAAGAGTTCCGCGACGAGGGCTTTTTCGGCCTGGGCGTCACCGGCACCCCGGCCGACTGCGTGAAACTGGCCCTTTCCACGTTGGTGAAGGAAAAGCCGGACATGGTCATCTCCGGCATCAACGCCGGGGCCAACGTGGGCGTGGACATCCTGTATTCCGGCACGGTTTCCGCCGCAACGGAGGGTGCGCTCATGGGCTGCGCGGCCATGGCCGTGTCCATGGATGACTTCAACCCCCGCGATCTTTCAAGCCAGGCAGCCTACGCCGTTGCGCTGCTGCCGCGCCTGCCCCTGGACCGCCTGCCGGAAAAGTGCGTGCTGAATTTGAACTTTCCCGTCCGTCCGGTGGAGGAGATGCTGGGCCTCAGGCTGTGCCCGCATACCCGCGTGGCTTACGAGGACTGGTTCGAGGAGCGGCTTGATCCGCGCGGGCGGCCCTACTACTGGATGTGCGGGGAGCTCAAGGCCGACCGCATCAGCCAGGGGCGCGACCGCAGGCTGCTCACAGAGGGGTGGGCCACCCTCACCCCACTCAAGTTCGACTTCACCGACCACGAGATGCTTGGAGTGCTGGAACCCATGCTTTCCGGCACACCGTGTTGA
- the fba gene encoding class II fructose-1,6-bisphosphate aldolase, which yields MPLVSPKDMFAKAYAGGYAIGAFNVNNMEIVQGIMEAGKAENAPLILQVSAGARKYAGQNYIIKLMEAALQDTDLPVVLHLDHGPNFELCKDVIDGGFTSVMYDGSHLPYEENIEQTKRVVEYAHARGVWVEAELGRLAGVEEDVKSDEHIYTDPDQAKDFVTRTGCDSLAIAIGTSHGAYKFKGEPKLDFDRLDKVAQLLPGVPIVLHGASSVPQEFVEMCNTYGGHVPGARGVPEDLLRRAASKAVCKINIDTDIRLAMTATIRKHMAENPADFDPRQYLTPARTAVKEMVQRKIKNVLGCSGKA from the coding sequence ATGCCCCTCGTATCACCCAAGGACATGTTCGCTAAAGCCTACGCCGGGGGCTATGCCATCGGCGCGTTCAACGTCAACAACATGGAGATCGTCCAGGGCATCATGGAGGCGGGCAAGGCGGAGAACGCGCCGCTCATCCTGCAGGTGTCCGCCGGGGCGCGCAAGTACGCCGGACAGAACTACATCATCAAGCTCATGGAGGCCGCCCTCCAGGACACGGACCTCCCCGTGGTGCTGCACCTGGACCATGGCCCGAATTTCGAGCTCTGCAAGGACGTCATTGACGGCGGCTTTACTTCCGTCATGTACGATGGTTCGCACTTGCCCTATGAGGAGAACATCGAGCAGACCAAGCGCGTGGTGGAGTACGCCCACGCGCGCGGCGTGTGGGTCGAGGCCGAGCTTGGCCGCCTGGCCGGCGTGGAGGAGGATGTCAAGAGCGACGAGCACATCTACACCGACCCGGACCAGGCCAAGGACTTCGTGACCCGCACCGGTTGCGATTCGCTGGCCATCGCCATCGGCACCAGCCACGGGGCCTACAAGTTCAAGGGCGAGCCCAAACTCGATTTCGACCGTCTGGACAAGGTCGCCCAGCTTCTGCCCGGAGTGCCCATCGTGCTGCACGGGGCCTCCAGCGTGCCGCAGGAATTCGTGGAGATGTGCAACACATACGGCGGGCATGTGCCCGGCGCGCGCGGCGTGCCCGAAGATCTGCTGCGCCGTGCCGCCAGCAAGGCCGTGTGCAAGATCAACATCGACACCGACATCCGCCTGGCCATGACCGCCACCATCCGCAAGCACATGGCCGAGAATCCTGCGGATTTTGACCCCCGCCAGTACCTTACCCCGGCCCGTACGGCGGTCAAGGAAATGGTTCAGCGCAAGATCAAGAACGTCCTGGGCTGCTCCGGCAAGGCCTAG
- the gap gene encoding type I glyceraldehyde-3-phosphate dehydrogenase: protein MATRIGINGFGRIGRYLTRLLADQPDLELAAINARATNRDLAHLLKYDSVHGVFPRVEGNEQGFLLDGRQVLVTRFATGEWSWKDMGCDIVVESTGKLNDRAGCTTHLSCGAKRVVLSAPGKEMDCSIVVGVNDADLKPEHKIISSASCTTNCLAPAAKALNDAFGIKHGLMTTIHSYTMDQRLHDGSHKDIRRARAAALNMVPTTTGAARALSLVIPALKGRLDGFAIRVPTPDVSIVDLTCELDRATSKEEVNAVMKAAANESFGYCEEPLVSSDFVGSTFGGVLDAGLTTVMDGTQVKLIVWYDNEAGFTNQLVRLIRKVAQLG, encoded by the coding sequence ATGGCGACGAGAATCGGCATCAACGGGTTTGGGCGCATTGGCCGCTACCTGACCAGGCTTCTGGCCGACCAGCCTGACCTTGAGCTTGCGGCCATCAACGCACGGGCCACGAACAGGGACCTGGCGCATTTGCTGAAATACGACTCGGTGCATGGGGTCTTCCCCCGTGTCGAGGGCAACGAGCAAGGCTTCCTCCTTGACGGCAGGCAAGTGCTTGTGACCCGCTTCGCCACCGGCGAGTGGAGCTGGAAGGACATGGGCTGCGACATCGTTGTGGAGTCCACCGGCAAGCTCAATGACCGGGCCGGGTGTACCACGCATTTGTCCTGCGGGGCCAAGCGGGTGGTGCTTTCCGCTCCCGGCAAGGAGATGGACTGTTCCATCGTGGTGGGCGTGAACGATGCCGACCTGAAGCCTGAGCACAAGATCATTTCCAGCGCCTCCTGCACCACCAATTGTCTGGCCCCGGCCGCTAAGGCGCTGAACGATGCTTTTGGCATCAAGCACGGGCTCATGACCACCATACATTCCTATACCATGGACCAGCGCCTGCACGACGGCTCCCACAAGGACATTCGCCGCGCCCGCGCCGCAGCCCTGAACATGGTGCCCACCACCACGGGCGCGGCCCGCGCCCTGTCGCTGGTCATCCCCGCCCTCAAGGGCAGGCTCGACGGCTTCGCCATCCGCGTGCCCACTCCGGACGTGTCCATAGTGGACCTGACCTGCGAGCTTGACCGCGCCACCAGCAAGGAAGAGGTCAACGCCGTGATGAAGGCCGCGGCCAATGAAAGCTTCGGCTACTGCGAGGAGCCGCTCGTGAGCTCTGATTTCGTGGGCAGCACGTTCGGCGGCGTGCTCGACGCCGGCCTCACCACCGTCATGGACGGCACCCAGGTGAAGCTCATCGTGTGGTACGACAACGAGGCCGGCTTCACCAACCAGTTGGTGCGCCTCATCCGCAAGGTGGCCCAGCTGGGCTAG
- a CDS encoding GAF domain-containing protein: protein MTKTPDRFERYFRTLADVARVVNSSLESANVLAAVTEQTTKAVRAKGCTLRLLDRSRTRLLPSAAFGLSKDYFRKGSVELAHSEVDREVISGKTILIPNAQSDPRFQYGEAAKKEGIVTVLVAPLMVDGKAIGVMRIYTTTERSFDEASMEFLQAVADLSAMAIENARLHQALKTDYEMLASYEHRIFED from the coding sequence ATGACGAAAACTCCTGATCGTTTTGAAAGATATTTCCGCACCCTGGCCGATGTTGCCCGCGTGGTGAACTCCAGCCTTGAGAGCGCCAACGTGCTGGCCGCCGTCACCGAGCAGACCACCAAGGCCGTGCGCGCCAAGGGCTGCACCCTGCGCCTGTTGGACCGCTCTCGTACGCGGCTGCTGCCCAGCGCCGCCTTCGGCCTGTCCAAGGACTACTTCCGCAAGGGCTCCGTGGAGCTGGCGCACAGCGAGGTGGACCGCGAGGTCATTTCCGGCAAGACCATCCTTATTCCCAACGCGCAGAGCGACCCTCGCTTCCAGTACGGCGAGGCCGCCAAGAAGGAAGGCATCGTCACCGTTCTGGTGGCGCCGCTGATGGTTGACGGCAAGGCCATCGGCGTCATGCGCATCTACACGACCACCGAGCGCAGCTTCGACGAGGCCTCCATGGAGTTTTTGCAAGCCGTTGCCGACCTCTCCGCCATGGCCATTGAAAACGCCCGCCTGCACCAGGCCCTCAAAACCGACTACGAGATGCTGGCCTCCTACGAGCACCGCATCTTTGAAGACTAG